The following are encoded in a window of Elusimicrobiota bacterium genomic DNA:
- a CDS encoding GNAT family N-acetyltransferase produces MSTIRSAEPSDAGKLAALAERTFRDTFGGVNAIEDMNLHCKTSYGESIQAAEISNAEMVTLVCEEKGSLIAFAQLRWGKAPDCVSANRPGEIQRLYVLNAWHGKGIAKDLMAACMTQMEKRGSDVAWLGVWERNPRAISFYKKFKFVEVGDHIFSLGADPQRDIVMARPIGGSAGKRDDRN; encoded by the coding sequence ATGTCAACGATCCGATCTGCAGAACCTTCCGATGCAGGGAAGCTGGCCGCGCTGGCTGAGCGAACATTTCGGGATACATTTGGCGGCGTGAATGCGATTGAAGATATGAATCTTCATTGCAAAACCAGTTACGGCGAATCGATCCAAGCGGCGGAGATCTCGAATGCGGAGATGGTCACGTTGGTATGTGAAGAGAAAGGGAGTCTGATCGCATTTGCACAGCTTCGCTGGGGAAAAGCGCCGGATTGCGTCTCCGCGAACCGTCCCGGGGAGATTCAAAGACTCTATGTGCTGAACGCATGGCACGGCAAAGGTATCGCAAAAGACCTGATGGCGGCGTGCATGACTCAAATGGAGAAGCGCGGATCGGATGTCGCCTGGCTCGGTGTTTGGGAGCGAAATCCAAGAGCGATCTCGTTCTATAAGAAATTCAAGTTTGTAGAAGTCGGAGACCACATTTTCAGTTTAGGGGCTGATCCGCAGCGAGACATCGTCATGGCACGCCCGATCGGCGGCTCGGCGGGGAAACGTGACGATCGAAATTAA
- a CDS encoding GNAT family N-acetyltransferase — MASSEPWITLRRNYDSALGVLQDPSREVYVATIGGEPAGLIVVVMGGAFRGYIQTVAVDPAQRGHGIGSRLIRFAEERILAETPNVFICVSSFNSRARELYARLGYEPVGELKDYVVRGYSELLLRKTVGPLADFPRGKSDAAAP; from the coding sequence ATGGCGAGCTCTGAGCCCTGGATCACCCTGCGCCGGAATTATGATTCCGCATTAGGCGTCCTTCAAGACCCATCGCGGGAGGTGTATGTCGCGACCATCGGAGGCGAGCCTGCGGGCTTGATCGTCGTGGTGATGGGGGGAGCATTCAGGGGTTACATACAGACGGTCGCTGTCGATCCGGCGCAGCGCGGTCACGGGATCGGATCCCGCCTCATCCGGTTTGCTGAAGAGCGGATCCTTGCCGAAACCCCGAACGTGTTCATCTGTGTTTCTTCTTTCAACTCGAGGGCCAGAGAATTGTACGCGAGGCTGGGCTATGAACCTGTGGGAGAGCTGAAGGACTATGTCGTCCGGGGATACTCTGAACTGCTGTTGCGCAAGACGGTAGGGCCTCTCGCCGATTTCCCGCGAGGGAAATCCGACGCGGCGGCTCCATGA
- a CDS encoding PorV/PorQ family protein, which yields MIYRNSAILMFMLLVGALPASAAKSGGTSGAQFLKLGSGARAGAMADAFTAVADDAFAAYYNPAGLARLKSPQLGGAHSALFQGVSYQSLAFVIPFGRSNGRERIETANNRHAVGLSIYYLGVGDIERRTGDSTLPVGTFNSADSAYAGTYAYAPNDNLSLGFTGKYIHQSIDSFSGSAMAADLGVLYRVNPHTEKPVNLALSIRNIGNRIGYVSSQTDPLPTTVVVAGAAELTKGLTLDLDLGKARDFDLYAAFGMEGRRSLTEGVGGALRFGYTSSRRDNGGLAGVTAGGGLSFNKANFDFAWIPFGSLGDAFRFSLLVKF from the coding sequence GTGATATATAGAAACAGCGCCATCCTGATGTTCATGCTCCTTGTGGGGGCGCTGCCCGCGTCGGCCGCCAAGTCGGGGGGGACCTCCGGCGCCCAGTTCCTCAAGCTTGGCTCCGGCGCCCGCGCCGGCGCCATGGCCGACGCCTTCACCGCCGTCGCCGACGACGCCTTCGCCGCCTACTACAACCCCGCCGGCCTGGCCCGCCTCAAGAGCCCGCAGCTCGGCGGCGCGCACTCCGCCCTCTTCCAGGGCGTCAGCTATCAGTCCCTCGCCTTCGTCATCCCGTTCGGCCGCTCCAACGGGCGCGAGCGCATCGAGACCGCCAACAACCGCCATGCCGTCGGCCTCTCCATCTACTACCTCGGAGTGGGCGACATCGAGCGCCGCACCGGCGACTCCACCTTGCCCGTCGGCACCTTCAACTCCGCCGACTCCGCCTACGCCGGGACCTACGCCTACGCCCCCAACGACAACCTGAGCCTCGGCTTCACCGGCAAGTACATCCATCAGTCCATCGACTCCTTCAGCGGCTCCGCGATGGCCGCCGACCTGGGCGTCCTCTACCGGGTCAATCCGCACACGGAAAAGCCGGTCAACCTCGCGCTTTCCATCCGAAACATCGGCAACCGCATCGGCTACGTCTCGAGCCAGACCGACCCGCTCCCGACCACGGTCGTCGTCGCCGGCGCCGCCGAGCTCACCAAGGGCCTCACCTTGGACCTCGACCTGGGCAAGGCCCGCGACTTCGACCTCTACGCCGCCTTCGGCATGGAGGGCCGCCGCAGCCTCACCGAGGGCGTGGGCGGGGCCCTGCGCTTCGGCTATACCTCCTCTCGCCGCGACAACGGCGGCCTGGCGGGCGTGACCGCCGGCGGCGGCCTTTCCTTCAACAAGGCCAACTTCGACTTCGCCTGGATCCCGTTCGGGTCTCTCGGCGACGCCTTCCGCTTCTCGCTCCTCGTCAAATTCTAG
- a CDS encoding tyrosine-protein phosphatase, translating into MSGPRIALTLAFCLAVPAVARAADETVAPSTSTAEGVPNFREVSPGVYRGGHPTAAGWAFLRGKGVRTVVKLHLASEGSDDEAAALGMTVIDASGPPATIKDVFGAPEPERLMLAVESLRDESLRPVYVHCLHGEDRTGLVVGLYRVLHDGKTKAAAYREMRLHGFHRSLRGLRAVWKRFNGRSIPGVR; encoded by the coding sequence ATGAGCGGCCCCCGGATCGCGCTGACCCTCGCGTTCTGCCTCGCGGTCCCGGCCGTCGCCCGGGCCGCCGACGAGACCGTCGCGCCGTCCACCTCGACCGCCGAAGGCGTGCCCAACTTCCGCGAAGTGTCCCCCGGCGTGTACCGCGGCGGCCACCCGACCGCCGCCGGCTGGGCCTTCTTGAGAGGCAAGGGCGTGAGGACGGTCGTGAAGCTCCATCTCGCGTCGGAGGGCTCCGACGACGAAGCCGCGGCTTTAGGCATGACCGTGATCGACGCCTCCGGCCCGCCGGCGACGATCAAGGACGTCTTCGGCGCCCCGGAGCCGGAACGCCTCATGCTCGCCGTCGAATCGCTGCGCGACGAGAGCCTGAGGCCGGTGTACGTCCATTGCCTGCACGGGGAAGACCGGACCGGCTTGGTCGTCGGCCTGTACCGGGTGCTGCACGACGGGAAGACGAAGGCCGCCGCCTACCGGGAGATGCGCCTGCACGGCTTCCACCGCTCGCTGCGGGGCCTGCGGGCCGTGTGGAAGCGGTTCAACGGTCGATCCATCCCCGGAGTCCGGTAG
- a CDS encoding FecR domain-containing protein, producing the protein MPPFRVFLTAALVFAASTAARAAVLREATGLVQVRPAGGDSWRPAGKTPRPMGEGDGIRTGFNAKARVELNGGTVLIAEGNAHVSVEVDTPGHTSVHALFGTVRMIADAPRGRSVSVRTPTCVVRARGERVLARVTVAGGGNTTVEVEEGVAGVEDNRGASVILRRDQRIEVDLAGVHEPTAAPTPVQARKIDFMASMRRELGFELGRDADFAAAARETRRAEREQGRLLTDADGRRVRVEEYVVRPAGNRLALVVMNGRPEGLSYYAWDGTFDAALPADLSGVFASLRGGASASAWTVTDFTMTRADAADSLAEKGSGGHQVDVNGNADPLDDVAGGGAAFRTIFDRYGLYANGALKRGFTGVNLQTYADAAASTTNDPLTGALLGAALPVVVINTTFPDAAAARQVRRESYGDGTTLVRETLALDFGGGAGPRSGFASPDRNVEDRTTFGGRTIKIVLPSDAIGATRQTP; encoded by the coding sequence ATGCCCCCGTTCCGGGTTTTCCTGACAGCGGCGCTGGTTTTCGCCGCTTCGACCGCCGCTCGCGCCGCCGTCCTGCGCGAGGCGACGGGCCTCGTCCAGGTCCGGCCCGCCGGGGGCGACAGCTGGCGCCCCGCCGGCAAGACGCCCCGCCCGATGGGAGAGGGGGACGGGATCCGGACCGGCTTCAACGCCAAGGCGCGCGTCGAGCTCAACGGCGGGACGGTCCTGATCGCCGAGGGCAACGCCCACGTGTCCGTCGAGGTGGACACGCCCGGGCACACGAGCGTCCACGCGCTGTTCGGCACGGTGAGGATGATCGCGGACGCGCCGCGCGGGCGGTCGGTGTCGGTGCGCACGCCGACGTGCGTCGTGCGGGCGCGCGGGGAGCGCGTGCTGGCGCGCGTGACCGTGGCGGGGGGCGGGAACACGACGGTCGAGGTGGAGGAGGGCGTGGCGGGCGTCGAGGACAACCGCGGCGCGTCGGTGATCCTGCGCAGGGATCAGCGCATCGAGGTGGACCTCGCGGGCGTGCACGAGCCGACCGCCGCGCCGACGCCGGTGCAGGCGCGCAAGATCGACTTCATGGCGTCGATGCGGCGGGAGCTGGGCTTCGAGCTGGGGCGCGACGCGGACTTCGCGGCGGCCGCGCGCGAGACGCGCCGGGCGGAGCGCGAGCAGGGGCGCCTGCTGACCGACGCGGACGGACGGCGCGTGCGCGTCGAGGAGTACGTGGTGCGCCCCGCGGGTAACCGGCTGGCGCTCGTGGTGATGAACGGGCGGCCGGAGGGCCTGTCCTACTACGCGTGGGACGGGACCTTCGACGCGGCGCTGCCGGCGGACCTGTCGGGCGTCTTCGCGAGCCTGAGGGGCGGCGCGTCGGCGAGCGCGTGGACGGTGACGGATTTCACGATGACGCGCGCGGACGCGGCGGATTCGCTGGCGGAGAAGGGCTCCGGCGGCCATCAGGTGGACGTGAACGGGAACGCGGACCCGCTCGACGACGTCGCGGGCGGCGGCGCGGCGTTCCGGACGATCTTCGACCGCTACGGCTTGTACGCGAACGGGGCGCTCAAGCGCGGGTTCACCGGCGTGAACCTGCAGACCTACGCGGACGCCGCGGCGAGCACGACGAACGATCCCCTGACCGGGGCCTTGCTCGGCGCGGCGCTGCCGGTCGTCGTGATCAACACGACCTTCCCGGACGCGGCGGCGGCGCGCCAGGTGAGGCGCGAGTCGTACGGCGACGGGACGACCCTCGTCCGGGAGACCCTCGCGCTCGACTTCGGCGGCGGCGCGGGGCCGCGCTCGGGCTTCGCCTCGCCCGACCGCAACGTCGAGGACCGGACGACGTTCGGAGGACGGACGATCAAGATCGTCCTGCCGTCCGACGCCATCGGCGCGACGAGGCAGACGCCGTGA
- a CDS encoding HNH endonuclease, producing the protein MARTHGHGNPDWTRDETILALDLYLSCKEKVPSRNDPRVESLSESLRRLPYHAALSRKESFRNPAGVAFKLQNIRKVATGKGLGNVSEMDRKIWPELGSRPEEVRRLAELIRNGVQVAQSLPNSEGDDDDSEFVEGRIVTQNHKRRERNPQVRRQLLKVRWSKGRLACDMCLEQSKSAEPSFEDAGFEAHHLVPVSMAMERKTRLSDIALLCASCHRLLHRAIAREKRWLNIQDGRRILRLRQEVA; encoded by the coding sequence ATGGCAAGAACCCACGGACACGGAAACCCAGACTGGACGCGCGATGAAACAATCCTGGCCCTTGACCTTTACTTGAGCTGTAAAGAGAAGGTCCCATCTCGAAACGATCCTCGTGTTGAAAGCCTGTCGGAATCCCTTCGCCGACTCCCATATCATGCCGCCTTGTCTCGGAAGGAGTCTTTTCGGAATCCTGCAGGGGTAGCCTTCAAGCTTCAAAATATTCGAAAAGTGGCAACAGGCAAGGGCTTGGGGAATGTTTCGGAGATGGACCGTAAAATTTGGCCCGAACTCGGCTCGCGCCCAGAGGAGGTCCGACGACTCGCAGAACTGATTCGGAATGGTGTTCAGGTCGCCCAGTCACTACCCAATTCGGAAGGAGATGACGACGATAGTGAGTTTGTCGAAGGACGCATCGTCACTCAGAACCACAAACGGCGGGAGCGCAACCCGCAGGTCAGAAGGCAATTGCTTAAGGTCCGATGGAGCAAAGGCCGGCTGGCCTGTGATATGTGCCTAGAGCAGTCAAAGTCCGCCGAGCCGTCCTTTGAAGATGCAGGGTTCGAAGCACATCATTTGGTGCCAGTTTCTATGGCGATGGAACGAAAGACACGACTCAGCGACATTGCCCTCCTCTGTGCGAGTTGTCACAGACTTCTTCATCGGGCGATTGCGAGGGAAAAACGTTGGCTGAATATTCAGGACGGCAGAAGGATTCTGCGACTACGCCAAGAGGTTGCCTAA